The genomic interval ACCCTCATTCTTCCCTCCGCGGACACGCCACCTCCCCCCCTGGGCGTGTCCGTTTCCTGTGTCCATGTCGTAAACGTAAACGGAGGCCCACACCGGCCCCAAAGTGGGGGCAGTACACTCCCAGCATGCTGCCTCCCCTCGTCAAACAGGTGCTGGACAACTTTAATTTCGACGTCGACCCTGCCCTCAGCCCGGAGGAGAACGTCGAGGAAGTCATCAAAAGTGCGGCCCTGCTGTCCGGCGCCATCAGCGTCGAACCGATTCCGTTCGCGGACATCCTCCTGATTACACCCGTTCAGGCCAAGATGGTTCTGCACATCGGCAAGATCTACGGGCATGACATCAGCAGTGAACGCGCCCTGGAAATCGCGCGGGAACTGGGCGTTACGGTCGCGTACGGCGTCGCCGCGCGGCAGGTCATGCGCGGACTGGCAAAACTGGCCCTCCCACTGATCGGGGGGCTGATTACCGCGCCGGCCGTGTACGGCTGGACGTTCGCCCTGGGCCGCCTCGCGCAGAACCACTTCGAAAGGCGCGCTCAGGGCCTGCCCAGCAGCCGCCAGCAGCAGGTGCAGGTGGTGCAGGAAGCCAAAAAGGACGCCCGGCGCGTTCTGCCAGGCGCGCAGGACTTCAGTGACCTCGCCTCCGAACTCCGCCGACGCGCTGAACAGAAAAACCAGCCTTAACCTCAAGACCTGAAGCGGTAACAACCAGAAGCAGAAGGGGCCCCCAGGCAGGAGATGTCTGGGCGCCCCCTTTCGTCTGTAGGAGCGAAGATTTCATGGGGCAACGCTGAGGAGTGTCGCTCCGTTTTCTGTCGTGCTGGGAGGTGTCTTGGGGCCGCCGGGCCTGATGTCGGGCGCTGGTCTACAGTGTGCGCCCGCAGAGGCCTGCCGTACCGGTGCACCTGGGGGCAGCGGTCACTGTCCTGGACCATCCTGTCCAGCGCCGACGTCCGCAAGAAGAATGGCGAGGACCGTGGGCGTGGACAACCCGCTTGCTCCTGTGAACGCAGGGGGTGGGGTTAAGACGCGGCCTCGGCTCCTACGCGGCACGGAAAGGACTGAATGACCGGCTGTCAGAAGGCCGTAATAAATTCTTTATTATCTTCTAATCGTTCTTAGTCCTGATGAAGCGGTGCGCCAGCTGTGAGCTTCGCGGGACACCACCGACAGACGTCAGTTCCCAGTGCGTGCCGTGAACCTGGGCGCTTCGCCCCTTTGTTGCTGCTCAGGAGACACCCCGCATGCTCAGACGATCCACCCTTCCATTTCTCTTTGTGTTGACGGGTCTGACGGTCGCCCAGACGGCCGCCCCACTGGTCCTGCGCCTGGAGCAGGCCCTGGTTGAAACCGTACAGACGGGTGACAAGGTCACTGAGCGGCGTCAACCGGCCCCAGTCACGGTCCAGCCTGGCAACGTCCTTGAACAGACCGTGACCGCCACCAACACCACCCGCCGCACCCTGCGCGGTGTGGCGGTGAACCTTCCCGTCCCGGCCGGCACCACGTTCACCGGCGACGCGGTACTTGGCAGCGCCCGCTGGACGGCAACCTTCAGCGCGGACGGAGGCCGCACCTACGCCAGGGCGCCCCTGACCGAACGTCTCACCGTCACTGAGAACGGCCGCGCCATGACCAAGGACGTCGTGATCCCCCCGACGCGCTACACCAACGCGCGCTGGACGATCACCACCATGAACCCGGACGAAACGCTGAAGTTCAGTCTTCGCGTGAAAGTCAAATAAACCCGAGGTGTTATGAACAGAACTTCGTCCCTGCTGGCCCTTATGACCGCACTTTCCGTCGGCGCTGCGCACGCCCTCGTAGCTCAGCCCGTCGCCCCCAGCACGCCCACCGCCGCTGGGACGCTGATCACGAACACAGCCACCGCTACATTCAACGATGAAACGAACACGCCCGTCCCAGGGCCGAACGGCGGGCCGCCCTCCACCTCCAATACGGTAACGTCAACCGTGCAGGCTGTTCCAGCCTTCACCATCACCCCCAACACGGTGGACCGCACGCCTGTCAGCGCCATTCCCGGGGCGTACGTGACGTTCAACAAGTACACCCTCGCGAACACTGGGAACGTGAATGGTGACAGCTACGCCGTCAACAGCGGCGCCCTGGATCTGACCACCATCAGTGGAAAAACCGTTCAGACGCCCGGCACGGTGTACTACTTCACGCACCAGCCCGCTGGACCGGAACTGACGAGTCCGGGGACGAATGGCGGCCAGACCAGCCTGTCATTCACGAACGTGGATCCCGGCAGCACCAAGGACTTCTGGGTGGTGTACCAGATTCCGACGACTGCCACCGACGGCAGCGTGTACTCCAGCAACCCGGTCGGGCACCGCAACACGAACACCAGCATCCCGAACAACGTTACTGACGGCAGCGCCCCGGACGACACGAACAACCAGAACGAAGCCAACATCACCCGTAACGATTCCTTCAGCGTCGGCCCGAACGGGTTCGCTCCCGGGAACGCCCCGGCCGGCACGCAGGACACCACCACCAGCCCCGGCTACACCATTGTTGCGAGTGGCGACAACCAGACCGGCACCGTGAACGTCAACGCCGGCCAGACGACCCTGACGTTCACCGAAACCCTTCAGAACACCGGCTCCCGCACGGACAGCTACGCGCTGGCCACGAAACTCAGCGGCTTCCCTGCCGGCACCACCGTGAAGTACTACCTGAGCGGCACGGAACTGACCAGCGCCACCGGCATCACCATTGACGGGACGAGCTACCCGGCGGTCACGAACGTGGCTGCCGGCGCCACCGTGAACTTCACGGTACAGCTCACGCTCGGCTCCGTGACTGCGCCCATTACCACCACACCCGTCGCGACCGTGCAGGTCACGTCACAGAACTCCACGGCCGCCGCCGGCGGCGCGGGCGGCCTGAAAGGCACACCTGACACCACCACCGACACCCTCAACGTCCGCGCCGCCGCATTCGGCGATTACCTGGGCAACGTGCTCAGCACCACCCCCACCCAGGCGCAGAACGTCACGCCCAGCACCAGCGGCCCAACAGACGTCAAGTACACCATGGCCGTGTCCAACTTCGGGACAATCACTGAAACCTACGTGCCCACCACGGCGGGCACCACCATCAACCAGGTGGTAATCCCGGTTGTTACCAGCACCGGCAGTGTCAACGCCACCCCCACCCCCACTCCGGTGCGCTTCTACCTGGCGGACGTGAACGGAGAACCCACCGGCCCCGAGCTGAACAGCACCAACCCCCTGAGTGTGCCTGCCAGCAGCACGGTGACCGTGATCGGTGTCGTCAGCGTACCCAGTACCGCCGCCGCCATGAACACGCCCCTGTCGTTCGTGCAGCAGCTCCTGTCCAGCACGGCTTCACCGACCGGTGTTCCTGCCGGAACGGCCGTCACGACCCTCACGGACGGGACCTACACGATCAGCGGCACCACATATGGCGTCCCGAACTCCGACCAGTTCACGGTGAAGTCCTCCGGTACCCTCCAGATGAGCGGCCCGGCTGGCACAGGCAAAACGGTGGTGAACTGCGGCAAGCTACTCACCGACTGCGCAACCGCCAACACGGAAGTCACCACCAACGACGTGAAGCCGGGCGACTACCTGAAGTACACCATCCGCGCGAAGAACACCCGCAACGGCGCGGTGAACACCGTAATTCTGCAGGACATCCTGAACGCCAACGTGAACTTCGTCAGCCTGAATGCAGCCCTGCTTGACGGCCTGGGCAGCACGGTCACCGGCTTGCCGGCGAACTTCGCCTACCGCTACGCCGCTGCCGGAAGCAGCGTCGGCACGGCCGCCTGGGCTCAGCTGGGCACCGGCTTCTCGAACAGCTTCGACACCACGGGCGCACCCATGGTCGTCAGCGCCGGTTCCACGTTGCAGATCGCCGTGGACAGTGCCAACGCCCAGAACGTCATCGACACGGACGATACCGTCAGTGCCATGCACACGGTGGTCGTTACCATCATCGTCCGCGTCAAATGAACCGCACGCCGGACCTTCCGTTTCACCCGGGGGTCCGGCGTCTTTCGCTCCGCGGCCTGTCTGCCCCAGGAGGCTTCGTGCACCGTTCACCACTCCTCACCGCCCTGCTCACGTTGCTTCCACTGATGGCGGGCGCCAGCGCCGCGACCCTTACGCCCGCTGGCACCATCATCCAGAACCAGGCGACGGGCACGGTCCGCACCGACGACCCGGCCGACGGCACGCTGCACAGCGTGTCTAACGCCGTGCAGTCCACGGTGGCGTCTGTCTGCAGTGTGTCGCTGCTTCCGAACGGCAGCGTCACCTCTCCCGCCCAGACCCAGACGGTTCGGGTGGGGGACACCGCGACGTACTGGGCAACCGTTACGAACGCCGGGAACGACACCTTCACCTTTCCGCTGTCGTGGCAGCCGGTGTCCGGCGTGACCCCGGCTGCCAGCAGTGTGAAGTTCTTCCAGGACCTCAACGGCAACCGGGCGCTGGACAGCGGTGAGCCTGAGATCAGCAGCCTGACGCTCGCGCAGGACAGGACCGTGAACGTCCTGATGATCGTGGCCGCAACGGCCGCGATGATCGGGGAGGCAGACTTTGCGCCGGTGACCGCCTGCGCGGAGGGAATCCCTGACGCGGACAACGTGGTTCACCTGAAAGTCACCGGCGAAGCGCACCTGCTGTTCACGAAGAGCATGACGCCCGCCGCGTTGCAGCCCGGCGCGGCGAACACCGTGACCCTTGACGTTGCCAACACTGGCGACATCACCTCCGACGCGGTGGTCATCGAGGACCTGCTGGGCACGCAGGCGCTCTCCAGTCTCAGCTTTGAGCCGGGCAGTGTCAACGTGCCCGGTGGCCGCCTCACCTACACCAGCGACGGCACAACCTGGACCGACACGCCCGGAAACGCCGTGACCGGGCTGCGCTGGACGCTTCCGCAGGGGGTGCCCGCCCACGGCAGCAGCCGACTGACGTTCCGCCTGCGCGCCGCCGCCACGGCTGCTCCCGGCCTGCGCACCAACACCGCGACGCTGACTCCTGTCTCGCCGGACCTGCACACCCCCACCGGCGCCGCCGCAGACGCAACCGCCACACTCAACGTCGCGGCTGCCCCGGCCCTCGCGCTGGGCCCGGTCGGGAACCCCGGCGCGCCGGAGCTCAGTGAGCAGGACACCCAGCGCCGTCAGGGCGTGGTGACCGGTCAACTCGTCTGTTTCACGCACACCCTGCTCAATTCCGGGAATGTCAGTGACCTCGTCTCGCTGACGCCCACGGTTGCCGGCGGTCTGGCAGACATCACCCTGCTGAACGCCCAGGGCACCGCCCTGCAGCAACCGCTGACCCTGACGGCCGGGCAGAGCGTGAACGTGCAGGTCTGCGTCACGCCCCGCAGCGCCGGCCAGGTCACCCTCACCCTCACGGCGTCCTCCAGCGCAGGCGCGGAACCCAACCAGACTGTGGACGTGATCAGCGGCATCCTCGACCAGGGCCCCACCCTGTCCAAGACCGTCACGCCAACCGGCACCGTGTCGACCGGGCACACCCTGACCTTCACCCTCAGCGTCACCAACCCGTACCCGTTCCCGCTGACGAACGTGACGGTCACCGACACCCTCACCGCGAGCCTCGCGCTGGCCAGCGCCACCGGCACACCCAGCGTCGACGGCCCCACCCTCACCTGGCACGCGGGCACGCTCGCGCCCGCCGAAACCGTGTCGTACACCGTCACGGCCCGCGTGGCAACCACCGCCCCGGACGACCAGGCCATCACGAACTGCTTCACCTTCACCAGCGACCAGCACCCGCAGGCGGTCACGTCGCCCTGCACGAGCAGCCCGGTGTGGAGCGCGGCGCTGTTCATGCAGAAGACCGCGCAGCCCCAGCAGGTCACGGTCGGCGGGCGACTCACCTACACGCTCACCGCAAAGAACACCTCTGCGACCGCCAGCATGGTGAACCTCACGGTCATGGACGCCCTGCCCGCCACGCTGGAGTACGTGCCCGGCACGTCCCGCATCGCCGGGCAAAGCGTTCCCGATCCTGCCGTGCAGAACGGAGCGCTCGTCTGGGCGGTGCCGGAACTCGCTGCCGGGCAGCAGGTGACGATCACCTTCGACACGCGCGTCCTGCCGGGCGCTCCGGCCGACCTGGTGAACACCGTGACCGCACAGGCCCAGGGCCTGAACCTGGGCAGCGTTATCGTCAACGCCAACACCGCCACGGCCCACACCAAAATCCAGGCAACCGTCTTCGACGTGTACGGCGACCTGATCGGCCGCGTGTTCGTCGACCGGAACCTCAACCGCCGCTACGAGCCCGGCACGGACCAGCCCGTCGGCAACGCCCGCATCGTGCTCTCCACCGGCCGGACAGTGGTGACGGACGCCACCGGCCTGTACCACGTCGCGCGCCTCGAAGGACCCGTCGCGCTGCGCCTCGACCCGAACAGCGTGCCTTACACGCCGCTGAGCGTCCCGCAGGACGGCGGCCTGAACGGCTCCAGACTCGTGGTCGTGAGCGGCCTGACCAGCGCCGACTTCCCCCTCACCCCGCTGACTGCGACGCTCGGCGCCACCCGCGACACACGCCTCACGCAGGGCCCCCTCACCGTGGACAAGCACGTGACGGCCAACCCCGACGGAAGCTACGCCGTCTCCCTGACCCTCACCACCCAGGTGGACCTCGCCGCCTTCACGCTCACTGACCCCCTGCCCACCGGCGCCACCCTCACCGAAGGCACGAGCACCCTGGATGTCACCGCATTGAATGCCGGGACCACCCACGTCACCTACCGCTTCACTGTCCCTGGCACCCCCGCCGTCACCGATCCAACCGTTCACTGGAGGACCCCATGAACCGCACGCTGATGCTGCTCATGGCGACCATGCTCACGCACGCCGCCGCGCAGACCCTGCCGCCCCTTCCTGCGGGGGGCACAGGGGCCGCACAGGCCACGCCCACCACCGGCACGGACGCCAGGGCATCCACCCTTACTCTCCCCTACCAGGCGCCCACCCAGGCCAGCGACCTGCTGATCGCCCAGGCCCTCCCCACCGGCGCCGCCTACGTGCCCGGCAGCAGCGCCGTGAACGGCCATCCCATTCCCGACCCGGTTGCCGGGGCCAGCGGCACGCTGTACTGGGTCCTCCCAGCTGGCCCCAGCGGCACCCTCACCTACCGCGTGACGCACGCTGCGCCGCTGGCTCAGCTGCCGGCCGCTGCGCTCGGCGGCCGCGTGAACGGCCAGAATGTCACGCTGATCGGCACCCTGGACCGCGCCGACCTGGCCCTGGCCGCGCCACTGCCGGGCTCGCCGGCCGCCAACCCCGGCAGCATCACCTTCCCCCCTACAGACAGCGTCATCCGGGACCGCGACGCCATTACTGTCACGGTCGTGAACCCTCGGGGCGCCGCCGCACCCCTCACGGTGAACGGTGAGGTCGTGCCCGAATCGAATGCCGGCACACGCGACATGGACACCGCCACCGGCACCGAACGGGTCACCTACTACGGCGTGCGCATTCACACGGGCACGAACGTCATCGGGCACGGCACCGACACCATCAGGGTGCGCATGGTCGGCCCCGCCGCGCGCGTCGAGGTGCTGCCCCTGCAACTTCAGGCAGACGGCGCGACCCCCGTCCGGGTGAAACTCCGCGTGCTTGACGACAGCGGCCTCACCACCGACCAGGAGACCCTCACCATTCAGTCCGACATTCAGACCCTCACCGCCGACGCCAGCGCCACCACCGGCAGCCAGCAGGTGGCCCTGCACGGCGGCGAGGCGATTCTCGAACTGCCCGCGCAGGCCACCCCCCGCACCTGGCACCTCGACGTCCTCGTCGGCCGGACCGTGCAGCGCTTCACCTTCGACATCACCCCGCGCGACACGACCGTCGGCATCGGCCACGCGTCCGTCACGCTGGGCGCCAGTCCCTTCGGCGTCAGCGCCTGGACGGCCAGCGGGTACTACGAGGGCATGCAGGGCCGCGGGAAACTGTACGCCAGCGTCGCCTCGCGCGGCCTGCCCAGCAGCGTGAACCCGAACGACCGGTACGGTGCATACGGGGACGCCAGCACCGAAACGATTCCGCTACAGGGCATCGACCCGGTCGCGTTCCGCTACGAACACCCGGAGTTCAGCGCCCAGTACCGCGCCGCCGCGCTGCCCATCACGGTGTTTGGCCTGGGCGAGCAGTTCACCGCTCTGTCCGCCCGGACGCGCGGCGACACGTACGCCGCCGCCTTCGGCGCCCTCGTTCCGGACGGCCGGACCCAGGACCTCCTGACGCCCAACGGCACGCGTCTGCTGCGCCTCACGCGCGGCCCCATCAGCCCCGACTCCGAAACACTGGAGGTCGTGACCCGCGACCGCACGACAGGACAGGAACTGCACCGCGTGACGCTCACCCGCTTTGAGGATTACGTCATCGACCCGGCCCTCGGCACCATTGAACTCGCCCGGCCC from Deinococcus taeanensis carries:
- a CDS encoding beta strand repeat-containing protein, whose translation is MTALSVGAAHALVAQPVAPSTPTAAGTLITNTATATFNDETNTPVPGPNGGPPSTSNTVTSTVQAVPAFTITPNTVDRTPVSAIPGAYVTFNKYTLANTGNVNGDSYAVNSGALDLTTISGKTVQTPGTVYYFTHQPAGPELTSPGTNGGQTSLSFTNVDPGSTKDFWVVYQIPTTATDGSVYSSNPVGHRNTNTSIPNNVTDGSAPDDTNNQNEANITRNDSFSVGPNGFAPGNAPAGTQDTTTSPGYTIVASGDNQTGTVNVNAGQTTLTFTETLQNTGSRTDSYALATKLSGFPAGTTVKYYLSGTELTSATGITIDGTSYPAVTNVAAGATVNFTVQLTLGSVTAPITTTPVATVQVTSQNSTAAAGGAGGLKGTPDTTTDTLNVRAAAFGDYLGNVLSTTPTQAQNVTPSTSGPTDVKYTMAVSNFGTITETYVPTTAGTTINQVVIPVVTSTGSVNATPTPTPVRFYLADVNGEPTGPELNSTNPLSVPASSTVTVIGVVSVPSTAAAMNTPLSFVQQLLSSTASPTGVPAGTAVTTLTDGTYTISGTTYGVPNSDQFTVKSSGTLQMSGPAGTGKTVVNCGKLLTDCATANTEVTTNDVKPGDYLKYTIRAKNTRNGAVNTVILQDILNANVNFVSLNAALLDGLGSTVTGLPANFAYRYAAAGSSVGTAAWAQLGTGFSNSFDTTGAPMVVSAGSTLQIAVDSANAQNVIDTDDTVSAMHTVVVTIIVRVK
- a CDS encoding YcjF family protein, producing MLPPLVKQVLDNFNFDVDPALSPEENVEEVIKSAALLSGAISVEPIPFADILLITPVQAKMVLHIGKIYGHDISSERALEIARELGVTVAYGVAARQVMRGLAKLALPLIGGLITAPAVYGWTFALGRLAQNHFERRAQGLPSSRQQQVQVVQEAKKDARRVLPGAQDFSDLASELRRRAEQKNQP
- a CDS encoding DUF7507 domain-containing protein; translation: MHRSPLLTALLTLLPLMAGASAATLTPAGTIIQNQATGTVRTDDPADGTLHSVSNAVQSTVASVCSVSLLPNGSVTSPAQTQTVRVGDTATYWATVTNAGNDTFTFPLSWQPVSGVTPAASSVKFFQDLNGNRALDSGEPEISSLTLAQDRTVNVLMIVAATAAMIGEADFAPVTACAEGIPDADNVVHLKVTGEAHLLFTKSMTPAALQPGAANTVTLDVANTGDITSDAVVIEDLLGTQALSSLSFEPGSVNVPGGRLTYTSDGTTWTDTPGNAVTGLRWTLPQGVPAHGSSRLTFRLRAAATAAPGLRTNTATLTPVSPDLHTPTGAAADATATLNVAAAPALALGPVGNPGAPELSEQDTQRRQGVVTGQLVCFTHTLLNSGNVSDLVSLTPTVAGGLADITLLNAQGTALQQPLTLTAGQSVNVQVCVTPRSAGQVTLTLTASSSAGAEPNQTVDVISGILDQGPTLSKTVTPTGTVSTGHTLTFTLSVTNPYPFPLTNVTVTDTLTASLALASATGTPSVDGPTLTWHAGTLAPAETVSYTVTARVATTAPDDQAITNCFTFTSDQHPQAVTSPCTSSPVWSAALFMQKTAQPQQVTVGGRLTYTLTAKNTSATASMVNLTVMDALPATLEYVPGTSRIAGQSVPDPAVQNGALVWAVPELAAGQQVTITFDTRVLPGAPADLVNTVTAQAQGLNLGSVIVNANTATAHTKIQATVFDVYGDLIGRVFVDRNLNRRYEPGTDQPVGNARIVLSTGRTVVTDATGLYHVARLEGPVALRLDPNSVPYTPLSVPQDGGLNGSRLVVVSGLTSADFPLTPLTATLGATRDTRLTQGPLTVDKHVTANPDGSYAVSLTLTTQVDLAAFTLTDPLPTGATLTEGTSTLDVTALNAGTTHVTYRFTVPGTPAVTDPTVHWRTP